A single Rhodothermales bacterium DNA region contains:
- a CDS encoding prepilin-type N-terminal cleavage/methylation domain-containing protein — MTNDAGFTLVELLVAMALTLVSVTLAGSAYLFLSRAVNGWQEDVRLANAFHTTLTRLSDDLYDAVAVYRRADSTVALVRVDGDTVAYSWRDGALRRLDHPMHDFTTVLGVTFDLAADSSGGAPGFEAHLALAGRRRVLETTTRVNRRHPSPWPP, encoded by the coding sequence ATGACTAACGATGCCGGCTTCACCCTGGTCGAACTGCTGGTCGCGATGGCCCTCACCCTGGTATCCGTCACCCTGGCCGGCTCCGCGTACCTGTTTCTGTCCCGCGCGGTCAACGGCTGGCAGGAGGATGTGCGCCTCGCGAACGCATTCCACACCACCCTGACCCGCCTGAGCGACGACCTGTACGATGCCGTGGCGGTGTACCGTAGGGCCGATTCGACCGTCGCGCTGGTACGTGTCGATGGCGATACGGTGGCTTATTCCTGGCGTGACGGAGCACTACGGCGGCTGGACCACCCGATGCACGACTTTACGACAGTACTCGGGGTGACATTCGATCTCGCCGCCGATTCGTCGGGCGGGGCTCCCGGCTTTGAGGCCCACCTGGCCCTCGCCGGCCGGCGGCGAGTGCTCGAAACGACTACCCGCGTCAACCGGCGACATCCGTCGCCCTGGCCTCCATGA
- a CDS encoding type II secretion system F family protein yields MRPLTLASTPGRPAHQGAWHPARWMYRRVSRKALAAFTRSLAVLVAARLPLLEALASAGRQTPAPGLRAAAEAVLESVRRGQSLSAALARHPDAFDTLYVQLVRVGEMTGRLGDLLLRLATYQEKVYALRRAVRLAMVYPGVIVALATACVAFLLVVIVPTFSEMFADFGAELPAPTRALLALSKGLREHAGVGIAGGLIVAAGARRLLRTPAGWRWMDRVSLRIPLVGPLLRKSHAARFCRTLGTLLEGGVHLTEALAILARTSGHSQVEALVSRLAVHVERGGRLAEPLQGNEVFPEFVVQMVAVGEETAHLDEMVLHAAGYFEHEVDAAVETLTSVIEPILIAVLGLAIGGFLVALYLPLFELSSVVR; encoded by the coding sequence ATGAGACCGCTCACCCTGGCATCTACCCCGGGCCGTCCCGCGCATCAGGGGGCCTGGCATCCGGCAAGGTGGATGTATCGCCGCGTCTCCCGTAAGGCGTTGGCCGCTTTCACGCGGAGCCTCGCCGTGCTGGTGGCCGCCCGGCTGCCGCTGCTGGAGGCCCTGGCTTCCGCCGGTCGTCAGACGCCAGCACCAGGGCTTCGCGCCGCGGCCGAGGCCGTGCTGGAATCCGTGCGCCGCGGTCAAAGCCTGTCGGCCGCGCTCGCCCGTCACCCGGATGCCTTCGATACCCTGTATGTGCAGCTCGTACGGGTCGGCGAAATGACCGGCCGGCTGGGTGACCTGCTGCTTCGCCTCGCGACCTATCAGGAAAAAGTGTACGCCCTGCGCCGCGCCGTGCGGCTCGCGATGGTCTATCCAGGCGTCATCGTCGCCCTGGCCACGGCCTGCGTGGCCTTCCTACTGGTCGTCATCGTCCCCACCTTCTCCGAGATGTTCGCCGATTTTGGGGCCGAGCTGCCGGCGCCGACACGTGCGTTGCTGGCACTAAGCAAGGGACTGCGCGAGCACGCCGGGGTAGGAATCGCAGGTGGGCTTATTGTCGCCGCCGGTGCACGCCGGCTGCTCCGCACCCCAGCCGGCTGGCGCTGGATGGACCGGGTGTCGTTGCGGATTCCGCTCGTGGGGCCGCTGTTGCGGAAGAGCCACGCCGCGCGGTTCTGCCGGACCCTCGGCACCCTGCTGGAGGGGGGCGTGCACCTCACCGAGGCGCTCGCAATCCTCGCGCGAACCAGCGGCCACAGCCAGGTCGAGGCCCTCGTCAGCCGGCTGGCGGTGCATGTAGAACGCGGCGGCCGGCTGGCCGAGCCTCTGCAGGGGAACGAGGTGTTCCCCGAGTTCGTGGTCCAGATGGTCGCCGTCGGCGAAGAGACCGCCCACCTCGATGAGATGGTCCTCCACGCCGCGGGCTACTTCGAGCACGAGGTCGACGCCGCCGTGGAAACCCTGACTTCCGTGATCGAACCCATCCTGATCGCCGTCCTCGGCCTCGCGATCGGCGGATTCCTGGTGGCATTGTACCTTCCTTTGTTCGAGTTGAGCTCGGTCGTGCGATAA